One Micromonospora eburnea genomic region harbors:
- a CDS encoding TetR family transcriptional regulator encodes MARRTGRRPGNPGTREAILDAARSAFAERGFDGASIRGIAAAAQVDPALVHHYFGTKDQLFLAAMNSPFDPRELLPKVFAGERASIGERLVRLFLGLWDSPAGTAGVALLRSALSNEWTARLLREFLTTQVLRRVLDNLDVDPAELPLRGSLVASQLIGLAMMRYVIRLEPAASADPETLVTAIAPTIQRYLTGPLPAPPG; translated from the coding sequence ATGGCGCGGCGTACCGGACGACGACCGGGCAACCCGGGCACCCGGGAGGCGATCCTCGACGCGGCCCGGTCCGCGTTCGCCGAACGCGGCTTCGACGGCGCGTCCATCCGGGGCATCGCCGCCGCCGCCCAGGTGGACCCGGCGCTGGTGCACCACTACTTCGGCACCAAGGACCAGCTCTTCCTGGCCGCCATGAACTCACCGTTCGACCCCCGTGAGCTGCTGCCGAAGGTGTTCGCCGGGGAGCGCGCGAGCATCGGCGAGCGGCTGGTCCGGCTGTTTCTCGGGTTGTGGGACTCGCCGGCCGGCACCGCCGGAGTGGCGCTGCTGCGCTCCGCGCTCAGCAACGAGTGGACCGCGCGGCTGCTCCGGGAGTTCCTGACCACCCAGGTGCTGCGCCGGGTGCTCGACAACCTCGACGTCGACCCGGCCGAACTGCCGCTGCGCGGGTCGCTGGTGGCCAGTCAGCTGATCGGGCTGGCCATGATGCGGTACGTCATCCGGCTCGAACCGGCCGCCTCCGCCGACCCGGAGACCCTGGTCACCGCGATCGCACCCACCATCCAGCGCTACCTGACCGGCCCGCTGCCCGCCCCGCCGGGTTGA